The Leifsonia williamsii genome includes a region encoding these proteins:
- a CDS encoding DeoR/GlpR family DNA-binding transcription regulator — translation MTDDRIYADERRYEIVRLTRENGRADVTALAERFGVSTETIRQDLNALQASGHVRRVHGGALPLDRTLIETQVSERTSFTTEKLAIATSAAARIPESGAIFIESGSTAQLLAEHLAPHPALTVFTNSLPVATTLAQHAELTVITLGGRVRPLTLGEVDSFAIRSLREINVDVAFLGTNGLSLEHGLTTPDQAEADFKRETLSVASTTVLLADRSKLGTVALWRYGAISDIDVLITSGGADARTLDGARDAGVELDLV, via the coding sequence GTGACGGACGATCGCATCTACGCCGACGAGCGCCGGTACGAGATCGTCCGCCTCACCCGCGAGAACGGCCGGGCCGATGTGACGGCCCTCGCCGAGCGGTTCGGCGTGAGCACCGAGACCATCCGGCAGGATCTCAACGCCCTGCAGGCCTCCGGCCATGTGCGACGCGTACACGGCGGCGCATTGCCGCTCGACCGCACGCTGATCGAGACGCAGGTGTCGGAGCGCACCTCCTTCACCACCGAGAAGCTGGCGATCGCCACCTCGGCGGCCGCTCGAATCCCCGAGTCGGGCGCGATCTTCATCGAGTCGGGATCGACGGCTCAGCTGCTCGCCGAGCATCTGGCCCCGCACCCGGCGCTCACGGTCTTCACCAACTCCTTGCCGGTCGCGACGACCCTGGCGCAGCATGCCGAGCTGACGGTGATCACGCTCGGCGGACGGGTGCGGCCGCTCACGCTCGGCGAGGTCGACAGCTTCGCGATCCGGAGCCTGCGCGAGATCAACGTCGACGTCGCCTTCCTCGGCACCAACGGCCTCTCGCTCGAGCACGGGCTGACCACGCCCGACCAGGCGGAGGCCGACTTCAAGCGCGAGACCCTCTCGGTCGCCAGCACCACCGTGCTGCTGGCCGACCGCAGCAAGCTCGGCACGGTGGCGCTGTGGCGCTACGGAGCGATCTCGGACATCGACGTGCTGATCACGAGCGGAGGCGCCGACGCGCGCACGCTCGACGGCGCGCGCGACGCGGGCGTCGAACTCGATCTGGTCTGA
- a CDS encoding substrate-binding periplasmic protein → MKRKALLATMLGVVLTVSVSACSSSAAGGSSSASPYELVDGNDTLHLLVASDAAPFASVNADGKFEGFDVALLTEITKRLDLKLDVKGQDFDTVLPTIAIGKADAAASSIADTDERRKTVTFSLPTYTGVMSVTVPKDSSISDAKDLKGKKVGVKSASRNAEYAEDNWKGTELVYFSDENAMFNALQTGSIDGAFFDGQSADKYVQQYDVKIAFSAVNDDNRGAAIVLRQKAPKLREAVNKTLREILEDGTYKKIFEKWVTTEPSQRQIDFLTEYYDAHPSDDYPAK, encoded by the coding sequence ATGAAAAGAAAGGCACTACTCGCCACCATGCTCGGCGTCGTGCTGACCGTCTCGGTCAGCGCGTGCAGCTCGAGCGCGGCCGGCGGCTCGTCGTCGGCGTCGCCGTACGAGCTCGTCGACGGCAACGACACCCTCCACCTGCTGGTCGCCAGCGATGCGGCCCCGTTCGCCTCCGTCAATGCTGACGGCAAGTTCGAGGGCTTCGACGTGGCGCTGCTGACGGAGATCACCAAGCGCCTCGACCTGAAGCTCGACGTGAAGGGTCAGGACTTCGACACCGTCCTGCCCACTATCGCGATCGGCAAGGCGGACGCCGCCGCATCCTCCATCGCCGACACCGACGAGCGCCGCAAGACCGTCACCTTCTCGCTCCCGACCTACACCGGGGTCATGTCGGTCACCGTCCCGAAGGACTCGAGCATCTCGGATGCGAAGGACCTGAAGGGCAAGAAGGTCGGCGTGAAGTCGGCGAGCCGCAACGCGGAGTACGCCGAGGACAACTGGAAGGGCACCGAGCTCGTCTACTTCTCGGACGAGAACGCGATGTTCAACGCGCTGCAGACCGGCTCGATCGACGGCGCGTTCTTCGACGGCCAGTCCGCCGACAAGTACGTGCAGCAGTACGACGTCAAGATCGCCTTCTCGGCCGTCAACGACGACAACCGCGGCGCGGCGATCGTCCTGCGCCAGAAGGCCCCGAAGCTCCGCGAGGCGGTCAACAAGACGCTGCGCGAGATCCTCGAGGACGGCACCTACAAGAAGATCTTCGAGAAGTGGGTCACCACCGAGCCCTCGCAGCGACAGATCGACTTCCTCACCGAGTACTACGACGCTCACCCGAGCGACGACTACCCGGCCAAGTAG
- the solA gene encoding N-methyl-L-tryptophan oxidase translates to MNYEVVVVGLGAAGSGALWALARRGVRVAGIEQYGIGHGNGSSHGRSRLFRGGASEGAAYVDLAARSLEIWRDLEQTSGREIVTLVGGVTIAEPESELFRDTVAALRSRDLPHELFDADGLRARYPQHRVRDTDAGVLDPATGVVRPELAITTAVEAAQAAGAEVLTGRRVVAIEEEGDHQRVVLDDGTSVVAGRVIVAAGAWNTSVLAEAPREFTVRRAVLSWFLPKPGHEADFLPNRFPVFTREDETLRGWGAPTIDEFGVKVGLHDQDGYTIDDPYANRPEVEAWEVERVQQFVARQFPDLVPVATNTRGCMITLTPDEDFSIGELDSRPGVVLLAACSGHGFKHSAAVGELGAQLALGEEASLDLAMFDPHRFRTTTGTTLTR, encoded by the coding sequence ATGAACTACGAGGTTGTGGTCGTCGGCCTGGGAGCGGCGGGCAGCGGGGCGCTCTGGGCCCTCGCCCGTCGCGGCGTGCGGGTCGCGGGCATCGAGCAGTACGGCATCGGGCACGGCAACGGCTCGTCGCACGGCCGGTCGCGGCTGTTCCGCGGCGGAGCGTCGGAGGGTGCGGCCTACGTCGACCTGGCCGCCCGCTCTCTCGAGATCTGGCGCGACCTGGAGCAGACGTCGGGTCGCGAGATCGTGACCCTGGTCGGCGGCGTCACCATCGCCGAGCCCGAGTCGGAGCTGTTCCGCGACACGGTCGCGGCCCTCCGCTCACGCGATCTGCCGCACGAGCTCTTCGACGCCGACGGGCTGCGCGCCCGCTACCCGCAGCACCGAGTGCGCGACACGGACGCCGGCGTGCTCGACCCGGCGACCGGCGTCGTGCGCCCCGAGCTGGCGATCACGACCGCGGTCGAGGCAGCGCAGGCCGCCGGCGCCGAGGTCCTGACCGGCCGCCGCGTCGTCGCGATCGAGGAGGAGGGCGACCACCAGCGTGTCGTGCTCGACGACGGCACCAGCGTCGTCGCCGGCCGCGTGATCGTCGCCGCAGGAGCATGGAACACGAGCGTGCTCGCGGAGGCTCCGCGCGAGTTCACCGTGCGCCGCGCAGTGCTCAGCTGGTTCCTGCCGAAGCCGGGCCATGAGGCCGACTTCCTGCCCAACCGGTTCCCGGTCTTCACCCGCGAGGACGAGACCCTCCGCGGCTGGGGCGCGCCGACGATCGACGAGTTCGGCGTGAAGGTCGGCCTCCACGACCAGGACGGCTACACGATCGACGACCCCTACGCCAACCGCCCCGAGGTGGAGGCGTGGGAGGTCGAGCGCGTCCAGCAGTTCGTCGCGCGCCAGTTCCCCGACCTCGTGCCCGTCGCGACCAACACCCGCGGCTGCATGATCACGCTCACCCCCGACGAGGACTTCTCGATCGGGGAGCTCGACTCCCGCCCCGGCGTCGTCCTTCTGGCGGCCTGCTCCGGACACGGCTTCAAGCACTCGGCCGCCGTCGGCGAGCTCGGCGCTCAGCTGGCGCTGGGGGAGGAGGCATCGCTCGATCTGGCGATGTTCGACCCGCACCGATTCCGCACCACCACCGGCACCACCCTCACCCGATGA
- a CDS encoding DUF5979 domain-containing protein, translating to MLTRLRVAFSRARGRHVARRSTLHAPAGIAATLALALVGALAIGAPAQGADSLGSGVLNLSKSASLSQVQPGQQVLYTLSFGCSSTTTGCVGATITDPVPAPLTITGSPTVIGGGSTVTVTGNTLKVVFTDPVPNTTPASTGLAAGATGTIQVVAQLPSGTPKSADGQVLTNTATFTATNATTVQAAAPVTVKVPDVIQATAGKTWAPTSTQFSPGEASTVTLTGASAANIAATSLTIAEPADPAAAGGPFDFYDFSSFGSVSLPQGADQVQVIAFTAGGSVDGPVGATPTLPASVTPEQVTGLRIVFSSSSGATIAAGASGSVQVKLAQRSANRTTGASLAAGGKRSNAVTAVISTPNGDATSPQAAATQDIAPLTISVAASKSFTSQQLPAGESTTATLVARNTSTGAVTSLTVKEPGTGTFFTSEVGFGGFTSGTVWPAGATGATVSWTVNTGDAPADTVLAQGAGFPGAPGLDPGQYITGFQVVFTGAIASGASATLPFTVSTTTAAGPSGAGFTSYPNSVTVTGTNAAGTAQNTATANLDVYFPKVLVSLAKTIKPTQVIPGGTTLVELSAQTPTGTSSVRPSSIVITEPENPAASAYWNAFDATAIAPTSVPLGSKLVIRYTTNGTDWSALTTVDATSAAQTYFKNLDDLLPAGVTHADVVGLRFEFTDAAGFGQATNLKPAISFTARSTLRDRSGPTNPGTPPALTSYRNDAVATATGSIAGGPTITSDPATGTATVQLRATASDGSGGIGADAITAAKAWNGNPILQAQSGVTTPVTLDWGVQVGGAKTMTIQDGGDVPLSASAFQAFDLASIDPITPTQTGGATWDPLIRWDAVSKVELYDGSTWNDITSKVCTTAKPCDGAFPGYTLSTAERASTQGVRLTVVESPNREKSIQQTADPMAPAVGSGVASASAGAYPGSDPNGRTVRLNLTLRNSIRGAATDWVTADRIYNTPDKGVVSNALRVTATPFTGTGASLDVNASVTMINPTFQTKVTKSANPTSLVIPQPDIPQSQYPTTVYTTSVTNTSTSKTWQLRLDDPVKCVNATTTDPCVFPAYDPATNPFDAVTLTKIAITNAAGAETSQSAVSLLHRAADGTLTTETVAVSVATGRSAAQLADVVGVSLLVRGTNAGGTTGTGGTIASQQKATMTLTTQLRQLSRAAGVAPTPGSLTNTAYGTLHDDVYPTAQAADQQGATVTLASGNLTVATTKAFSPASTVQANPQDPIAVNLMARATGTIEPKTLVIEDSTPTFWNAFTLSGISLLAMPTGADRITVDARTGTGSAAAWQAGTPATTAALPAGVTAADVTGLRFTFTKANGLSFAATDAADNVRINVSLRKQLRDGSGPVRSTEAGVMPGETVAGTVTNTSTAGASYNDIVAAPVSATRAFTVLPGTATMAVEKTSPGMAASGKEVNWTLRFKNTGTGALPNPVVTDALPADGSLLFVPTNVPIYSTSTGGTLPVDAAKITRTFDAATGTIRFSWPAGSQLAPNETYAITISLQIKPGLAPSTVATNRFGVTNDRTLTACTALNSGNGRAVSLAANVCSTSNVVTTLSQGSFTASKGVRSDSGTAQNVSDASVPCTADTDGFYRYPCAAVSTVGGTDHWKLEMTNGGNVAASGLTAVDVFPYPGDVGVVDPSARGSVFTPRFNGDVQFQTAGGITGTRMDWYVTTDAKPCTKELTPGAGTCPAGTWLPSSALGTTVDAAAVTGVKLVFDFSGAPGAVLPAGGSLKVTYSTTNIPTTAAGDNRAPVSAPVTGVRAWDSFGFYPKYVSGSQPAGPQEPIKAGVILTGGPLQITKTVTGAAAGYAPKSFAANVSCTIDGVVVDLGGASTVTLSDANGYTARVEGIPVGAACAVTEQGAAGSYGESSRAVNPASVTIASAAGAGQPVPAGQSVAITNDYALTSLTVAKHVDTAATGGSFGPFSFTLACTSALGTSIPLAAGDAAFTLADGENRTIADLPVGASCVVTETDSDGAATAPNHVGIAFDGAAETVGDSATVTLTAASGRASGAVANEVLVTNHYAAGTLSIAKTVDGDAGSTYGGGTYTVHVECVYAGDQKLFTGDLTIEGGETVPVPGVFPAGTECSVVETATGGATQTTIDTPTVNIPGSLDGSVPNVTVNVTNTFSSGSVVVEKKRDGDGVATYGDGPFTAQLTCTWERDGDTWTIPLPDAGRVVLDAANGYTATVTGLIQGAHCDTAETATGGATAVVIAPAAGVTVPAGTPATVTVTNTFDTGSLRIVKKRVGDGVADFGAGPFTMAVVCTYDVDGVTTPIDLGADATLVLSDRNGYTATIDDLIAGASCAVTETDAGLASATSMDPADGVIAIAAGETATVTVTNTFAVGHLSISKSADRPTASVGDTIVYTIVVTNDGGLDAKDVVVTDHLPKGLKVVSTSPKAKAGTGTLDWTIQALAIGATAVFTVTTVLEAPLDTVNRASVTTPRGAWKTSTAAGTCGEAGFSCALVTDPPKPDNGGNGGNGGAGNGGSGGSAAGGPAGGGLASTGSDVLNGILWALGLVAAGLAAVAGGLLRRRSRRA from the coding sequence GTGCTCACCCGACTCCGCGTCGCTTTTTCGCGCGCCCGCGGCCGCCATGTCGCGCGCCGATCCACCCTCCACGCTCCGGCCGGCATCGCCGCCACGCTCGCGCTCGCCCTCGTCGGCGCGCTCGCGATCGGTGCGCCGGCGCAGGGTGCCGACTCGCTCGGCTCCGGCGTGCTGAACCTGTCGAAGTCCGCCTCGCTGAGCCAGGTGCAGCCGGGGCAGCAGGTGCTCTACACGCTCAGCTTCGGCTGCTCGTCGACCACGACGGGCTGCGTGGGCGCGACCATCACCGACCCGGTGCCGGCGCCGCTCACCATCACCGGATCGCCGACCGTCATCGGCGGCGGTTCCACCGTGACGGTCACGGGCAACACGCTGAAGGTCGTCTTCACCGACCCGGTCCCGAACACGACGCCGGCGAGCACGGGACTCGCCGCCGGAGCGACCGGGACCATCCAGGTGGTGGCGCAGCTGCCGTCCGGCACGCCGAAGTCGGCCGACGGGCAGGTGCTCACCAACACGGCGACGTTCACGGCGACCAATGCGACCACCGTGCAGGCGGCCGCGCCGGTGACCGTGAAGGTGCCGGATGTGATCCAGGCGACGGCGGGCAAGACCTGGGCTCCGACCTCCACCCAGTTCAGCCCGGGCGAGGCGTCGACGGTCACGCTCACGGGCGCGAGCGCGGCCAACATCGCGGCGACCTCCCTCACCATCGCCGAGCCGGCCGATCCGGCGGCTGCGGGAGGCCCGTTCGACTTCTACGACTTCTCCTCCTTCGGGTCCGTGTCGCTGCCGCAGGGCGCCGACCAGGTGCAGGTGATCGCCTTCACCGCCGGCGGATCGGTCGATGGTCCGGTCGGCGCGACGCCGACCCTCCCGGCTTCGGTCACGCCGGAGCAGGTCACCGGACTGCGGATCGTGTTCAGCTCCTCGAGCGGTGCGACGATCGCGGCGGGCGCCTCCGGGTCGGTCCAGGTGAAGCTCGCCCAGCGCTCCGCCAACCGCACGACGGGCGCGTCGCTCGCCGCGGGCGGCAAGCGCTCGAACGCGGTCACCGCCGTCATCAGCACGCCGAACGGCGACGCCACGTCGCCGCAGGCCGCCGCCACGCAGGACATCGCGCCGCTGACGATCAGCGTCGCGGCGAGCAAGTCGTTCACCTCGCAGCAGCTGCCGGCGGGGGAGTCCACCACGGCGACGCTGGTCGCGCGCAACACCTCGACGGGCGCGGTCACCTCGCTGACGGTGAAGGAGCCGGGCACCGGAACCTTCTTCACGTCGGAGGTCGGCTTCGGCGGGTTCACGTCGGGCACGGTCTGGCCCGCGGGCGCCACAGGAGCGACCGTCTCGTGGACGGTCAACACGGGTGACGCTCCCGCCGACACCGTGCTCGCGCAGGGCGCCGGCTTCCCGGGGGCCCCCGGGCTCGATCCCGGTCAGTACATCACCGGCTTCCAGGTCGTCTTCACCGGTGCGATCGCGAGCGGCGCCAGCGCCACGCTGCCCTTCACGGTGAGCACCACGACGGCGGCGGGCCCGTCGGGCGCCGGGTTCACCTCCTACCCCAACTCCGTGACGGTGACGGGGACGAACGCGGCCGGCACGGCACAGAACACCGCCACCGCGAACCTCGACGTCTACTTCCCGAAGGTGCTCGTCTCGCTCGCCAAGACGATCAAGCCGACCCAGGTCATCCCCGGCGGCACGACGCTCGTGGAGCTCTCGGCGCAGACGCCGACCGGCACGAGCTCGGTGCGCCCCTCCAGCATCGTCATCACCGAGCCGGAGAACCCGGCCGCGTCGGCGTACTGGAACGCCTTCGACGCGACCGCCATCGCGCCGACGTCGGTCCCGCTGGGCTCGAAGCTCGTCATCCGCTACACGACGAACGGCACCGACTGGTCGGCGCTGACCACGGTGGACGCGACCTCGGCAGCGCAGACGTACTTCAAGAACCTCGACGACCTCCTGCCGGCCGGCGTCACGCACGCCGACGTCGTCGGCCTGCGGTTCGAGTTCACGGACGCCGCCGGCTTCGGCCAGGCGACGAACCTGAAGCCCGCGATCTCGTTCACGGCGCGCTCGACCCTGCGCGACCGCTCCGGCCCGACCAACCCCGGCACGCCGCCGGCGCTCACCAGCTACCGGAACGACGCCGTCGCGACGGCGACCGGATCGATCGCGGGCGGCCCGACGATCACCAGCGACCCGGCCACGGGCACCGCCACCGTCCAGCTGCGCGCGACCGCGAGCGACGGCTCGGGCGGGATCGGCGCCGACGCGATCACCGCGGCGAAGGCCTGGAACGGCAACCCGATCCTGCAGGCGCAGTCGGGCGTCACCACGCCGGTCACGCTCGATTGGGGCGTCCAGGTCGGCGGGGCGAAGACCATGACGATCCAGGACGGCGGCGACGTGCCGCTCTCCGCCAGCGCCTTCCAGGCGTTCGACCTGGCGAGCATCGACCCCATCACCCCGACGCAGACCGGCGGCGCCACCTGGGATCCGCTGATCCGCTGGGATGCGGTGTCGAAGGTCGAGCTCTACGACGGCAGCACCTGGAACGACATCACCAGCAAGGTCTGCACGACGGCCAAGCCGTGCGACGGCGCGTTCCCCGGCTACACCCTCAGCACGGCCGAGCGGGCCTCCACCCAGGGCGTCCGGCTGACCGTGGTGGAGAGCCCGAATCGCGAGAAGAGCATCCAGCAGACCGCCGACCCGATGGCTCCGGCGGTGGGCAGCGGAGTGGCGAGCGCGTCGGCCGGCGCCTACCCGGGCTCCGACCCGAACGGTCGCACCGTGCGCCTCAACCTGACGCTGCGGAACAGCATCCGCGGCGCAGCGACGGACTGGGTGACCGCCGACCGCATCTACAACACCCCCGACAAGGGCGTGGTGTCGAACGCGCTCCGGGTCACGGCGACGCCGTTCACCGGCACGGGAGCCTCGCTCGACGTGAACGCCTCGGTCACGATGATCAACCCGACCTTCCAGACCAAGGTCACGAAGTCGGCGAACCCGACCTCGCTGGTCATCCCGCAGCCGGACATCCCGCAGTCCCAGTACCCGACGACGGTGTACACGACGAGCGTCACCAACACCTCCACCAGCAAGACCTGGCAGCTGCGCCTCGACGACCCGGTGAAGTGCGTCAACGCGACCACCACCGACCCGTGCGTGTTCCCGGCGTACGACCCGGCGACGAACCCGTTCGACGCCGTGACGCTGACGAAGATCGCGATCACCAACGCGGCGGGTGCGGAGACCTCGCAGAGCGCGGTGTCGCTCCTGCACCGGGCGGCGGACGGCACGCTCACCACCGAGACCGTGGCGGTCTCGGTGGCGACCGGCCGGTCCGCGGCGCAGCTCGCCGACGTGGTCGGCGTGAGCCTGCTCGTGCGCGGCACGAACGCGGGAGGCACGACGGGCACGGGAGGCACCATCGCCTCCCAGCAGAAGGCGACCATGACGCTCACCACGCAGCTGCGGCAGCTCAGCCGCGCCGCCGGTGTCGCGCCGACGCCGGGCAGCCTCACGAACACCGCGTACGGCACCCTGCACGACGACGTCTATCCGACGGCCCAGGCGGCCGACCAGCAGGGCGCGACGGTGACGCTGGCGAGCGGCAACCTGACGGTCGCCACGACCAAGGCGTTCAGCCCGGCGAGCACCGTCCAGGCCAACCCGCAGGACCCGATCGCGGTCAACCTCATGGCGCGCGCGACCGGCACCATCGAGCCGAAGACGCTGGTGATCGAGGACTCGACCCCGACCTTCTGGAACGCCTTCACGTTGTCCGGCATCTCACTGCTGGCGATGCCCACCGGCGCCGACCGCATCACGGTGGACGCGCGCACGGGCACCGGCTCCGCCGCCGCCTGGCAGGCAGGCACGCCGGCGACGACAGCGGCCCTGCCCGCCGGGGTGACGGCCGCCGATGTGACCGGCCTGCGCTTCACCTTCACCAAGGCGAACGGCCTCAGCTTCGCCGCGACCGACGCCGCCGACAACGTGCGGATCAACGTCAGCCTGCGCAAGCAGCTGCGCGACGGCTCCGGCCCGGTGCGGTCGACGGAGGCGGGCGTGATGCCGGGTGAGACGGTCGCGGGCACCGTGACGAACACCTCGACGGCCGGCGCCTCGTACAACGACATCGTCGCCGCGCCGGTCTCAGCGACAAGGGCCTTCACCGTGCTGCCCGGTACGGCGACCATGGCGGTCGAGAAGACGAGCCCCGGGATGGCGGCCTCCGGCAAGGAGGTCAACTGGACCCTCCGGTTCAAGAACACCGGGACCGGCGCCCTTCCGAACCCGGTGGTGACGGACGCGCTGCCCGCCGACGGCTCCCTGCTGTTCGTGCCGACCAACGTGCCGATCTACTCGACCTCGACCGGGGGCACCCTGCCGGTCGACGCGGCGAAGATCACCCGGACGTTCGACGCAGCGACGGGCACGATCCGTTTCTCCTGGCCGGCCGGCTCGCAGCTCGCACCGAACGAGACGTACGCGATCACCATCTCGCTGCAGATCAAGCCCGGCCTGGCGCCGTCCACCGTCGCGACCAACCGGTTCGGGGTGACGAACGACCGCACGTTGACCGCGTGCACGGCGCTGAACTCCGGCAACGGGCGCGCGGTGTCCCTTGCGGCCAACGTCTGCTCGACCTCCAACGTCGTGACGACCCTCTCGCAGGGCTCGTTCACGGCCTCGAAGGGCGTGCGCTCCGACAGCGGCACCGCGCAGAACGTCAGCGACGCGAGCGTGCCCTGCACCGCCGACACCGACGGCTTCTACCGCTACCCGTGCGCAGCGGTCAGCACGGTCGGCGGCACGGACCACTGGAAGCTGGAGATGACCAACGGCGGCAACGTCGCGGCCTCCGGCCTCACCGCGGTCGACGTCTTCCCGTACCCGGGTGACGTGGGCGTGGTCGACCCGTCCGCCCGCGGCTCGGTGTTCACGCCGCGCTTCAACGGCGACGTGCAGTTCCAGACGGCCGGCGGCATCACCGGCACGCGGATGGACTGGTACGTCACCACCGACGCCAAGCCCTGCACGAAGGAGCTGACCCCCGGCGCGGGCACCTGCCCGGCGGGCACCTGGCTGCCGTCCTCCGCGCTCGGCACGACTGTCGACGCCGCAGCGGTGACCGGCGTGAAGCTCGTGTTCGACTTCAGCGGCGCGCCCGGCGCGGTCCTGCCCGCGGGAGGCTCGCTCAAGGTCACGTACTCGACCACCAACATCCCGACGACCGCGGCAGGCGACAACCGTGCTCCGGTCAGCGCGCCCGTCACCGGTGTGCGGGCGTGGGACTCCTTCGGCTTCTACCCGAAGTACGTGTCCGGGTCGCAGCCGGCGGGTCCCCAGGAGCCGATCAAGGCCGGCGTCATCTTGACGGGCGGCCCGCTGCAGATCACCAAGACCGTGACGGGCGCAGCGGCGGGATACGCGCCCAAGAGCTTCGCCGCGAACGTGTCGTGCACGATCGACGGGGTCGTGGTCGACCTGGGCGGCGCCTCCACCGTCACGCTGAGCGACGCGAACGGGTACACCGCCCGCGTCGAGGGCATCCCGGTCGGCGCCGCGTGCGCGGTGACCGAGCAGGGGGCGGCCGGCAGCTACGGCGAGTCGAGCCGTGCCGTGAACCCGGCGAGCGTCACGATCGCGTCGGCGGCCGGCGCCGGGCAGCCGGTGCCTGCCGGCCAGAGCGTCGCGATCACCAACGACTACGCGCTCACCTCGCTCACCGTCGCCAAGCACGTCGACACGGCGGCGACGGGAGGCTCGTTCGGGCCGTTCTCGTTCACCCTGGCGTGCACGTCGGCACTCGGCACGAGCATCCCGCTCGCCGCCGGAGACGCGGCCTTCACGCTGGCGGACGGTGAGAACCGCACGATCGCCGACCTGCCGGTGGGCGCCTCCTGCGTCGTCACCGAGACGGACAGCGACGGCGCGGCGACCGCTCCGAACCACGTCGGCATCGCCTTCGACGGCGCTGCGGAGACGGTGGGCGACTCCGCGACCGTGACCCTGACCGCGGCATCCGGCCGCGCGAGCGGCGCGGTGGCCAACGAGGTCCTCGTCACCAATCACTACGCGGCAGGAACCCTGTCGATCGCGAAGACGGTCGACGGCGACGCCGGGTCGACGTACGGCGGCGGCACGTACACCGTGCACGTCGAGTGCGTGTACGCGGGCGACCAGAAGCTGTTCACCGGCGACCTGACCATCGAGGGCGGCGAGACGGTGCCCGTGCCGGGCGTCTTCCCGGCCGGCACCGAGTGCTCGGTCGTCGAGACGGCGACGGGCGGCGCGACGCAGACCACGATCGACACCCCGACGGTGAACATCCCCGGCTCGCTCGACGGATCGGTGCCGAACGTGACGGTCAACGTGACCAACACCTTCTCGTCCGGCTCGGTCGTGGTGGAGAAGAAGCGCGACGGCGACGGCGTGGCGACCTACGGTGACGGTCCCTTCACCGCCCAGCTCACCTGCACCTGGGAGCGCGACGGCGACACGTGGACGATCCCGCTTCCGGATGCCGGACGGGTCGTGCTCGACGCGGCCAACGGTTACACCGCCACGGTGACCGGCCTGATCCAGGGCGCGCACTGCGACACCGCGGAGACGGCGACGGGAGGCGCGACCGCGGTCGTCATCGCCCCGGCCGCAGGCGTCACCGTGCCGGCGGGCACTCCGGCGACCGTGACGGTGACGAACACCTTCGACACCGGCTCGCTGCGGATCGTCAAGAAGCGCGTCGGCGATGGCGTCGCGGACTTCGGCGCAGGGCCTTTCACCATGGCGGTCGTCTGCACGTACGACGTCGACGGCGTGACCACGCCCATCGACCTCGGCGCGGATGCGACGCTCGTCCTGTCGGACCGGAACGGGTACACCGCGACCATCGACGACCTGATCGCCGGGGCGTCGTGCGCGGTGACCGAGACGGACGCCGGGCTCGCGAGCGCGACCTCCATGGACCCCGCCGACGGCGTCATCGCGATCGCCGCGGGCGAGACCGCGACCGTGACGGTGACCAACACCTTCGCGGTGGGCCACCTGAGCATCTCGAAGAGCGCGGACCGGCCGACGGCGTCGGTGGGCGACACCATCGTGTACACGATCGTCGTCACCAACGACGGCGGGCTCGACGCGAAGGACGTCGTCGTGACCGACCACCTGCCGAAGGGCCTGAAGGTCGTCTCGACGTCGCCGAAGGCGAAGGCCGGCACGGGCACGCTCGACTGGACCATCCAGGCCCTCGCGATCGGCGCCACGGCGGTGTTCACGGTGACCACCGTCCTGGAGGCGCCGCTCGACACCGTCAACCGCGCCAGCGTGACGACCCCGCGGGGAGCCTGGAAGACCTCCACGGCCGCCGGCACCTGCGGCGAGGCCGGCTTCAGCTGCGCGCTCGTCACGGACCCGCCGAAGCCGGACAACGGCGGCAACGGCGGCAACGGCGGCGCCGGCAACGGCGGTTCGGGAGGCTCGGCTGCGGGCGGCCCGGCGGGCGGCGGGCTCGCGAGCACCGGCTCCGACGTGCTGAACGGCATCCTCTGGGCGCTCGGCCTGGTGGCCGCGGGCCTGGCGGCGGTCGCCGGCGGCCTGTTGCGACGCCGCTCGCGGAGGGCCTGA